Sequence from the Cloacibacillus sp. genome:
AATATTTCAACCGACGCGCCGGGACGCGCAGCCGCTGCGAAGGCACCAAGGCGTTCAAGCTCCTCCTTCGCGTCATTGCACCCTGGCACAAGCGGAAAACGAAGCAGCGCCGCGGCGTCGCTCTTCAAAATATATTCCGCGCCGCTCAGTATCCCCTCGTTGTCAAACCCAGTCAGCTTTTTATGAAGCGACGGGTCCATCGCCTTTATGTCCAACTGGATGAGGTCGGCCTTTTGCGCGACGCGCTTTAAGTCAGCGAGCGGCGCGCAGAGGCAGCTTTCTATAGCCGTGTGCACGTAATGCGCGCGGCATATATCAAGAAACTCAGCGGCAAATTCAGGCTGAGAGAAGACCTCTCCGCCTGACAGCGTAATACCGCCGCCAGAGCGCCGCCAAAACGGAGCGTCGCGACTCACCTTTGAAAAAAGTTCGTCCGCAGAGACGACGCTTCCAAAGACCTTCCCACTTTTTGATTTTTCTATTTCAAAACTTTGAGATTGAGGGCTGCAGCACCAGAGGCACCGCATGGGGCAGCCTTTGAGGAATACCGTGGTCCTTATGCCCGGCCCGTCGTGGACGGCATATCGAGCAATATTAAAGATCAACCCTTCCGCCATTAGCTTCCCTCTTTTCTTTTTTGGTAGTACCATAGGCACTACCAGCGTTTTATAAAATCATTATAAAACAATCGTTTGGATTGTCAAGCAATAACGACAAGAAGAAAAAGCGTAAACGGGCCGTCTGTGTATGACCTTAAACCGCCTTTTCAGCACGGAAGGCCGGGTCGTGCCTCGACGCCGCGCGCAGGGAGCAAAAAAGAATCAAAAAAGCTGCCGCGCGGCTGCGAAATGCGCTTGTCAAAACGCCTTTGCGCCCGAATGCGGCAGCTCATAAAACAAATGGAGGCTGTGGCCTGCGGCCTACTCTTTTACCATAGACCAATAGGGGCTGGAAATTGCCTTGATCATCTCGGGATGTTTTTTTATCATCACCTGGACAGACTCAAGCATGTGCCTCTGCAAAGTATCTCCGGCCAGTGCGGAATTTTTATCCTCAATGGCCTTTATTATGACCGCGTGGTCGGACTGAAGCTTCTGCATCCAGCCCGCTTCGTGCATAAGGTTTGGGTGGACCAGCATGTTGTTGCGCTCGACGAGGCTGTTGATGCTTTCGTTGAGGCGCGAAAGAATCGGATTGTGCGCCGCCTCTGTGACGAGGTTGTGAAGGAGCGCCTCCCACTTTCCGTTCTGCGTAAGCTCCTCCGGCGTGCCGTACGGGCAGGCGGCAAAATTCTCGTAGCATTCATGCAGTTTTACGATATCCTCGTCCGTCCTGCGCTGCGCTGCAAGGCGCGCCGCCGGCACGGAGATTATCGT
This genomic interval carries:
- a CDS encoding radical SAM protein; this encodes MAEGLIFNIARYAVHDGPGIRTTVFLKGCPMRCLWCCSPQSQSFEIEKSKSGKVFGSVVSADELFSKVSRDAPFWRRSGGGITLSGGEVFSQPEFAAEFLDICRAHYVHTAIESCLCAPLADLKRVAQKADLIQLDIKAMDPSLHKKLTGFDNEGILSGAEYILKSDAAALLRFPLVPGCNDAKEELERLGAFAAAARPGASVEILRYHRLGVGLYEELGRNYALADTLPPSDAQYNDAVTILKKYDLNIIEQK
- a CDS encoding FadR/GntR family transcriptional regulator, with product MFNINAAEKKDSKKTIVLEKLRELIDSNTLKEGDKLPSERELAQMLSVSRNVLREAVISLAAEGIIEVRERQGIFIRSLKEFGMLDSLQSLQMLPADFVSYQLEVRTIISVPAARLAAQRRTDEDIVKLHECYENFAACPYGTPEELTQNGKWEALLHNLVTEAAHNPILSRLNESINSLVERNNMLVHPNLMHEAGWMQKLQSDHAVIIKAIEDKNSALAGDTLQRHMLESVQVMIKKHPEMIKAISSPYWSMVKE